The genome window TCAGTTGTTTTAGGTGATCTGGTCGATGGCCGCCTGCAAGGCCAGGTAGTAGCCTTTGGGCCCCAGGCCGCTGATCACGCCCTGCGCCAGGTCCGATAAATAGGAGCGGCGGCGAAACGCTTCACGGGCGTGGATATTCGATAGATGAATTTCAATAAATGGAATCCCGACTGCGCTCAGGGCGTCGCGGATGGCGACACTGGTGTGGGTGAAGGCGGCCGGGTTGATGATGATGAACTCGACCTTTTCGCCGGGCGCGTTCTGGATCTTGGTCACCAGTTCGTGTTCGGCATTGCTCTGATAGCAGCTCAGGTGATGGCCCGCCTGCTGCGCAGCCTGGATCAGCTCGGCTTCGATGTCGGCCAGGCGCGTGGCGCCGTAGTGTTGGGGTTCGCGACTGCCCAGCAGGTTGAGGTTGGGGCCGTTAAGCACCAGGATGTTGGCCATTGATGTCCTCGACATGTGCGCGTGATGGTCGATTGCCGTCCAGTGCGCGCCAGTTATTGTTGTACTTACACGAATGCGGCGCCGCCGGTGATTGGCGCGATTTTGTCATGTTAGTGTGGTTATTGTCCAGTTTTTGTCAAGCTGGCGTATGATCGCTGCAAATTGGCAGCATTTAACGACGATTGTCTCAAATGGGGCGAGGTCTAAATCAGCTTGCGAATCTCCGCTTCTAACGTCTCCCGGT of Candidatus Tenderia electrophaga contains these proteins:
- a CDS encoding 3-dehydroquinate dehydratase, encoding MANILVLNGPNLNLLGSREPQHYGATRLADIEAELIQAAQQAGHHLSCYQSNAEHELVTKIQNAPGEKVEFIIINPAAFTHTSVAIRDALSAVGIPFIEIHLSNIHAREAFRRRSYLSDLAQGVISGLGPKGYYLALQAAIDQIT